One Candidatus Rhabdochlamydia sp. T3358 DNA segment encodes these proteins:
- a CDS encoding Npt1/Npt2 family nucleotide transporter — protein sequence MQFKQELNKFSKTERLFILGAMLCGFFILADYSIIYPVSNSLFISTYGTHFFPYAWLVSIPLNLLLVGLYNKYLPKLGCLKTYLIVAGSIVTINYSCAFLVKQYSFLSFFLYVWKDVYVMLMFQQLWSVIHSTVSLKRAKYLYGIFFGVGGLGSLAGSLLPGFFAVKMGSESLLYMTLPLYLCLTAAFMLTLKKSNAGASLQLEEKKDTRDALMHGIQLILNSRILVFIALSVLFMQLSATLIDYQFNTFLEKFITVKDLRTEYTGRMQAIGLSFTVFMQFFGTYLLVQRVGIKRLHIAFPFILCVMSILCFLFPGFGIVTFTVILLRSYNSSLFSIIKEMLYIPLNPDQKFRAKAFIDVFLFRFAKIFASLIILSLQLVLTTLLLPVLNWISISVCVIWIVFAVYLFKKMTPSLEAGENA from the coding sequence ATGCAATTTAAACAAGAACTTAATAAATTTTCTAAAACAGAACGCCTGTTTATTCTAGGCGCTATGCTATGTGGATTTTTTATTTTAGCCGATTATTCTATCATTTACCCTGTAAGTAATTCTTTATTTATTTCCACCTATGGAACCCATTTCTTCCCTTATGCTTGGCTTGTATCTATCCCTTTAAATTTGCTGCTTGTTGGGCTATATAATAAATATTTACCAAAACTTGGCTGTTTAAAAACATATTTGATAGTAGCGGGCAGCATTGTAACTATAAACTATTCTTGTGCTTTTCTTGTTAAGCAGTATTCTTTTTTATCTTTTTTTCTCTATGTTTGGAAAGACGTTTACGTCATGTTAATGTTTCAACAGCTATGGTCTGTGATCCATTCAACTGTGTCATTAAAGCGGGCTAAATACCTCTATGGAATTTTTTTTGGCGTAGGGGGTTTAGGATCGCTAGCAGGTAGTTTATTACCAGGTTTTTTCGCGGTCAAAATGGGTTCTGAGTCTTTATTATATATGACACTGCCTCTTTATTTATGTTTAACAGCAGCTTTTATGCTTACCTTAAAAAAGAGTAATGCAGGAGCATCTCTTCAATTGGAAGAAAAAAAAGATACCAGAGATGCCTTAATGCATGGGATTCAACTCATTCTAAATTCTAGAATATTGGTTTTTATTGCTTTAAGTGTTCTTTTTATGCAGCTTAGCGCCACCTTAATCGACTATCAATTTAATACTTTTTTAGAGAAATTTATTACGGTTAAGGATCTGAGAACAGAATATACCGGTCGAATGCAAGCTATTGGTTTAAGTTTTACGGTGTTCATGCAGTTTTTTGGAACCTATTTACTTGTGCAAAGAGTGGGCATAAAACGCTTGCATATCGCTTTTCCTTTCATTTTATGCGTAATGAGCATTCTTTGTTTTCTTTTTCCCGGTTTTGGAATCGTTACTTTTACAGTTATCCTTTTGAGATCCTATAACTCCTCTTTGTTTAGCATTATAAAGGAAATGCTATATATTCCTTTAAATCCTGACCAAAAGTTCCGAGCAAAAGCCTTTATTGACGTATTTCTCTTTCGCTTTGCCAAAATATTTGCATCCTTGATTATTTTAAGCCTACAGCTTGTCTTAACCACTCTGTTATTGCCTGTTCTCAATTGGATTAGTATTAGCGTCTGTGTAATCTGGATCGTCTTTGCGGTATATCTATTTAAAAAAATGACTCCTTCGTTAGAAGCAGGGGAAAATGCTTAA
- a CDS encoding glycosyltransferase family 2 protein yields the protein MITVIVLTKNSQETLEDTLSSVRGFPEVLVYDTGSTDTTLDIAKQFPNVKINQSEFIGFGPTRNKAAKLATYDWVLALDSDEVLSSNLSQEILNISLDPNFVYQIDRHNFFNGKWIKSCGGWYPDPIIRLYHRKKTQFTDSMVHEKVSSQEMQIYSLSYPLLHTPYRNIHDFLKKMQVYSDLFAAQKKDSKPVSLTQAILHGSFAFFKSYFLKKGLKQGVEGFIISAYNGHTAFYKYLKLREAQKNQDTL from the coding sequence ATGATTACAGTAATTGTTCTTACAAAAAATTCTCAAGAAACCCTAGAAGATACACTCTCCTCTGTACGAGGTTTTCCCGAAGTATTAGTCTATGATACAGGATCAACCGATACAACATTAGATATAGCTAAACAATTCCCTAATGTCAAAATAAACCAATCAGAGTTTATCGGGTTTGGTCCTACTCGAAACAAAGCTGCCAAATTAGCCACCTATGATTGGGTTCTAGCCTTAGATAGCGATGAAGTGCTCTCTTCTAATTTATCTCAAGAAATTCTAAACATCTCTTTAGATCCTAACTTTGTCTATCAAATAGATCGACATAATTTCTTTAATGGTAAGTGGATTAAAAGCTGTGGTGGCTGGTATCCAGATCCTATCATTCGCTTATACCACAGAAAAAAAACCCAATTTACCGATTCTATGGTTCATGAAAAAGTCTCTTCTCAAGAGATGCAAATCTATTCCCTCTCCTATCCCCTTCTTCACACACCTTATCGAAACATCCATGACTTTCTAAAAAAAATGCAAGTCTACTCAGATCTTTTTGCTGCTCAAAAAAAAGACTCTAAACCAGTCTCCTTAACCCAAGCTATTCTCCATGGCTCTTTTGCCTTTTTTAAAAGCTACTTTCTAAAAAAAGGCCTAAAGCAAGGAGTAGAGGGTTTTATTATTTCAGCCTATAATGGACACACCGCCTTTTACAAATATTTGAAATTACGAGAAGCGCAGAAAAACCAAGATACCCTTTAA
- a CDS encoding guanosine monophosphate reductase has translation MSIKNAYTFDDIALVPQFNNVPSRTEPSLETWLTKKLKMSQPILCSNMDTTIGETLTPILLQEGSIPIFHRFVSFEIQKQWVEKYTDKIFISCGIQNIDQTRQLLDLGAAGVCIDVAHGHSDRMFYFIQELKRTHPDKEIIAGNVCTAMAYHDLVNAGADAVKVGVGPGAACTTRMVTGFGVPQFTAIYDCAKIADKLRVPLIADGGIRNSRDLVLALAAGASTVMIGKLFAMTEESAAPKRDSKNGKEAKFRGQASADFQTDFYGGLKDKTVAEGIDFWGPVSGSAKELIDSLLGGLRSGLTYGGARNIKELQRKAEFVVVTANYLGESRPRPVCFS, from the coding sequence ATGTCTATAAAAAATGCATATACTTTTGATGATATAGCTCTTGTCCCGCAATTCAATAATGTTCCTTCTCGTACAGAGCCTTCTTTAGAGACATGGCTAACTAAAAAACTTAAGATGTCACAACCTATCTTATGTTCCAATATGGATACAACAATAGGGGAAACCTTAACTCCTATTTTACTGCAAGAAGGATCTATACCTATTTTTCATCGCTTTGTAAGTTTTGAAATACAAAAGCAGTGGGTAGAGAAATATACCGATAAGATATTTATCTCGTGTGGAATTCAAAATATTGATCAAACAAGACAATTGCTTGATTTAGGAGCAGCTGGCGTGTGTATTGATGTAGCACATGGTCATTCCGATAGAATGTTCTATTTTATTCAAGAGCTTAAACGCACCCACCCAGATAAAGAAATCATAGCGGGTAATGTGTGTACCGCTATGGCATATCACGATCTGGTGAATGCAGGGGCTGATGCAGTAAAAGTAGGTGTTGGTCCAGGTGCAGCTTGTACAACTCGTATGGTAACTGGTTTTGGAGTGCCTCAATTTACAGCGATTTACGATTGTGCAAAAATAGCGGACAAGCTCCGTGTTCCTTTAATTGCAGATGGAGGAATTCGCAATAGCAGGGATTTAGTTCTCGCTTTAGCAGCGGGGGCTAGCACTGTTATGATTGGAAAATTATTTGCTATGACTGAAGAGAGTGCAGCTCCTAAGCGTGACTCTAAAAACGGAAAAGAAGCTAAATTTAGAGGGCAGGCCAGTGCTGATTTTCAAACCGACTTTTATGGGGGACTAAAAGATAAAACGGTTGCTGAAGGAATCGATTTTTGGGGGCCTGTAAGTGGATCGGCTAAAGAGTTAATTGACTCTCTTTTAGGAGGCTTGCGTAGCGGATTAACCTACGGAGGAGCCCGCAATATTAAAGAATTGCAGCGTAAGGCTGAGTTCGTAGTAGTCACAGCTAATTATCTAGGGGAAAGCCGTCCTAGGCCTGTTTGTTTTTCTTAA